Proteins encoded by one window of Bacillus sp. DTU_2020_1000418_1_SI_GHA_SEK_038:
- a CDS encoding NAD(P)/FAD-dependent oxidoreductase gives MIDVIIIGAGPAGLAGAIASASSGLKVTVIDEFVKPGGRLLGQLHQEPSGEWWNGIKESERLHQEAKKLAVDIRCGVSVYNLEKNDELWNVHTSIGTLTAPHVLVATGAAEYPIPLPGWTLPGVMSIGAAQVMTNVHRVQVGKKGIIIGANILAFAILNELQLAGIHVDRIILPEKGPLSGKAGEPAEVMKSLLNAAHLAPSPLLRMGSRFMKNDWFRKMGMKFFPKNGVKVNGTPLLLKKAALEIIGTEQVEGVRVADTDEYGNIIPGTETIYDADFVCIAGGLYPLAELTAVAGCPFQYIPELGGHVPHHSETMETPLEGLYVAGNITGIESGKIAMAQGTIAGFSIAKHAGKGGSAIEEKLDQAVQNVHIVREQAAIQFNPEINKGRRKMYDLWERLYANKVNESSNIKIS, from the coding sequence ATGATTGATGTCATTATTATTGGAGCAGGGCCAGCTGGATTAGCTGGAGCCATTGCAAGTGCTTCTTCAGGGCTGAAGGTAACCGTCATTGATGAATTTGTAAAACCCGGAGGCAGATTACTCGGCCAGCTTCACCAAGAACCGTCTGGCGAATGGTGGAACGGCATAAAGGAATCAGAGAGACTTCATCAAGAAGCGAAAAAATTAGCAGTCGACATTCGATGCGGAGTATCTGTCTACAACTTGGAAAAGAACGATGAATTATGGAATGTACATACGAGCATTGGTACTTTGACAGCTCCTCATGTACTAGTAGCGACTGGGGCTGCAGAGTACCCAATTCCTCTTCCAGGCTGGACTCTTCCTGGCGTTATGTCCATTGGCGCAGCTCAAGTCATGACAAACGTTCATCGTGTCCAAGTAGGTAAGAAAGGGATCATTATTGGAGCTAATATTTTGGCCTTTGCCATTTTAAATGAATTACAATTAGCCGGTATTCATGTAGATCGAATTATACTTCCAGAAAAAGGCCCATTGAGCGGGAAAGCAGGCGAACCAGCTGAGGTTATGAAATCACTGCTAAATGCTGCACATCTTGCTCCATCTCCTCTTCTGCGAATGGGAAGCCGTTTCATGAAAAATGATTGGTTCCGTAAAATGGGGATGAAATTTTTCCCTAAAAATGGGGTAAAAGTAAATGGGACACCTCTGCTACTTAAAAAAGCTGCTTTAGAAATTATCGGAACCGAACAAGTAGAAGGGGTTCGAGTAGCTGATACTGATGAGTATGGAAACATCATTCCTGGCACGGAAACTATATATGATGCCGATTTCGTCTGTATTGCAGGCGGTTTATATCCACTTGCAGAGCTTACTGCTGTTGCCGGCTGCCCATTCCAATACATTCCTGAGCTTGGAGGCCATGTTCCCCATCATTCAGAAACGATGGAAACCCCGCTTGAAGGTCTTTATGTTGCTGGAAATATTACTGGAATTGAAAGTGGAAAAATCGCCATGGCCCAAGGCACAATCGCTGGTTTTTCAATTGCTAAACATGCTGGTAAAGGCGGTTCAGCCATTGAAGAAAAACTGGACCAAGCCGTGCAAAATGTCCATATAGTCCGCGAACAAGCAGCTATTCAATTCAACCCGGAAATTAATAAAGGCAGAAGAAAAATGTATGACCTGTGGGAAAGACTTTATGCAAACAAAGTTAATGAAAGTTCAAATATAAAGATTAGCTGA
- a CDS encoding (2Fe-2S)-binding protein, whose protein sequence is MTRIIDHPILGKLEDRKAIPFTFDGKTIEAFENETIAAALLANGIRKLRVHEDCGTPRGFYCNIGHCMECRVTVNDQANVRACLTVVEKDMVVESGKHLPNIVRKMVEQQ, encoded by the coding sequence ATGACTAGAATCATAGATCACCCTATTTTAGGGAAATTAGAAGATAGAAAAGCCATCCCCTTTACATTTGATGGGAAAACGATTGAAGCATTTGAAAATGAAACGATAGCCGCTGCGCTATTAGCAAATGGTATTCGCAAACTGCGGGTTCATGAGGATTGTGGGACACCTCGGGGATTTTACTGTAATATTGGCCACTGCATGGAATGTCGAGTCACAGTTAATGATCAAGCAAACGTAAGAGCTTGTCTAACTGTTGTCGAAAAAGACATGGTCGTTGAAAGCGGAAAACATCTCCCTAATATTGTTAGAAAGATGGTGGAGCAGCAATGA
- a CDS encoding branched-chain amino acid ABC transporter substrate-binding protein — translation MFHLKKYSIIAIGMLLILSLFLSACSSEGSSGGNSSSEEILVGVLLPVTGNNATDGKDMLNAMEMAAEKINNDGGVNGKKLKLEVADDACDPQMATTAANKLVSMKVTAVVGGYCSGSTLPASGVFNNAKIPMIVAAANSSELPAQGYEGLFLINGLVPDQAKTGADYFKDKGANNIVIIHDNSAYAKNLADFAQKSVEENGGKVIGFEAINPEEKDFGSLMTKLKSLNPDGTFFTGYYAAGGLMLKQFKEKDVPGFFMVGDGSYSPDIIDIAGANNADGLLVTATPTANFIPGADEFVKEYKSKYNDLSPGPFSALSYNGMNLLADALKRANSTNSEDVRNALKETKGFEGIGQVIEFNDQNSLNQSNYHVMKVVDGDFTLEK, via the coding sequence GTGTTTCATTTGAAAAAGTATTCCATTATAGCAATTGGTATGCTGCTCATTCTTTCTCTTTTCTTAAGCGCCTGTTCTAGTGAAGGCAGCTCAGGAGGAAACAGCAGTTCTGAGGAGATTTTAGTCGGTGTTCTTTTACCAGTTACAGGAAATAACGCTACTGACGGAAAAGATATGTTAAACGCTATGGAAATGGCGGCAGAGAAAATAAATAATGATGGCGGAGTTAACGGGAAAAAATTAAAGCTTGAAGTGGCTGACGATGCCTGTGATCCTCAAATGGCCACAACAGCTGCTAATAAGCTTGTTTCTATGAAAGTAACTGCAGTTGTTGGAGGCTATTGTTCTGGATCTACATTGCCAGCATCAGGTGTATTCAATAACGCCAAAATCCCTATGATTGTTGCGGCAGCTAATTCATCAGAATTACCAGCACAGGGCTATGAGGGCCTATTTCTAATTAATGGTTTAGTTCCTGATCAGGCTAAAACAGGGGCTGACTATTTCAAGGACAAAGGCGCTAATAACATTGTCATTATACATGATAACTCAGCTTATGCAAAAAACTTAGCTGATTTTGCTCAGAAATCTGTTGAAGAAAATGGCGGTAAGGTTATTGGCTTTGAAGCCATTAATCCGGAAGAAAAGGATTTTGGCTCACTTATGACAAAGCTAAAATCACTGAATCCTGATGGAACATTCTTTACTGGTTATTATGCAGCAGGCGGACTTATGCTGAAGCAATTTAAGGAAAAGGACGTTCCCGGATTTTTCATGGTTGGAGACGGTAGCTATTCACCAGATATTATCGATATCGCCGGAGCTAATAATGCAGACGGCTTATTAGTAACAGCTACTCCTACAGCAAACTTTATTCCTGGAGCCGATGAATTTGTTAAAGAATATAAGAGTAAGTACAACGACTTATCACCTGGTCCATTCTCAGCTTTATCTTATAACGGGATGAATCTATTAGCTGATGCATTAAAAAGAGCCAACTCAACAAATAGCGAAGACGTGAGAAATGCATTAAAGGAAACGAAAGGCTTCGAAGGCATCGGCCAAGTGATTGAGTTCAATGACCAAAACTCTCTAAATCAATCGAACTACCATGTGATGAAAGTGGTAGATGGAGATTTTACTTTAGAAAAATAA
- a CDS encoding peptide ABC transporter substrate-binding protein, with the protein MIKQKPAIIVLFSLLIVLALTGCYGKSNETSKQSSTPETKGTENNQPSTSDVEDQTLNLYAANEIPTLKTNGVIDGISGTMMLNLYEGLYREDQDQKLVPGIAKDHEVSNDGKTYTFHLRDDAKWSNGTQVTAHDFVFAWQRALHPDTLSPHSYEMDSIVNAVEIQDKDNQLYGKVETLGVKAIDDFTLEVQLKHAIPYFLDTLNNTLFYPQNEEFLNSQGDNYALEPEYLIYNGPFILDSWKHEEGWVLKKNPTYWDAGNVKIETINFKVVKDVSTGVNLYDSGSVDMTNLSSEFIDLYQGNPDLQSLIKREMYFIRFNLQNKYLSNVNIRKAIDMGWNKKEAAELILKNGSIPAYYLIPEKMVTVTDGSDFRSKHGNFNDEGIEKAQEYWQKGLDELGTDKVELEFLSYDDGQRKSVAEYIKNQLEKNLPGLTLKINQQPNKQKLALEGKQEYDMSHSGWRSGIADPTDFMSIHLSDGPYNWQSYVSADYDKLVKKAQVDFTNIEERFNNLQDAEQILIEKDVVISPMYQASEAYLLKPYVKGFVTLPNTTYSYKWTYIEGK; encoded by the coding sequence TTGATTAAACAAAAACCTGCAATAATTGTACTTTTTTCTCTTCTCATCGTTTTGGCCCTTACAGGCTGCTATGGAAAAAGCAATGAAACGAGCAAGCAATCATCAACACCAGAAACAAAAGGAACTGAAAATAATCAGCCTTCTACTTCTGATGTAGAAGATCAAACATTAAATTTGTATGCAGCGAATGAAATTCCTACATTAAAAACAAATGGAGTAATCGATGGTATTTCAGGCACGATGATGTTAAATCTTTATGAAGGTCTGTACCGAGAGGACCAAGACCAAAAACTCGTACCTGGAATAGCGAAGGATCATGAAGTTAGCAATGATGGTAAAACATACACTTTTCATTTACGGGATGATGCAAAATGGAGCAATGGTACACAAGTAACAGCTCATGATTTTGTATTCGCCTGGCAGAGAGCACTCCATCCAGACACCCTTTCACCACACTCCTATGAAATGGACAGTATCGTGAACGCAGTAGAAATTCAAGATAAAGACAATCAACTTTATGGTAAAGTAGAAACACTCGGTGTAAAAGCGATTGATGACTTTACACTTGAAGTTCAATTAAAACATGCGATTCCTTATTTTCTAGATACTTTAAACAATACTCTTTTCTACCCGCAAAATGAAGAATTTTTGAATTCCCAAGGCGACAATTATGCATTAGAACCTGAATACTTAATTTATAATGGTCCATTTATTCTTGATTCTTGGAAACATGAAGAAGGATGGGTTCTTAAGAAAAATCCTACCTACTGGGATGCAGGAAATGTAAAAATTGAAACGATCAATTTCAAAGTCGTAAAAGACGTTTCAACTGGTGTAAATCTGTATGATTCTGGTTCTGTCGACATGACAAACTTGTCATCAGAATTTATTGATCTTTACCAAGGTAATCCAGATCTTCAATCTTTAATAAAAAGGGAAATGTATTTTATCCGCTTTAATCTTCAAAACAAATATTTAAGCAATGTGAATATCCGAAAAGCAATCGATATGGGCTGGAATAAGAAAGAAGCCGCAGAATTGATTCTTAAAAACGGCTCGATCCCTGCTTACTACTTAATTCCTGAAAAAATGGTAACCGTTACAGATGGAAGTGATTTCAGGAGCAAACACGGAAACTTTAACGATGAAGGAATAGAAAAAGCACAAGAATATTGGCAAAAAGGGCTAGATGAGCTCGGCACTGACAAAGTTGAACTAGAATTTTTAAGCTATGATGATGGCCAGCGCAAATCCGTAGCAGAATATATTAAGAACCAGCTCGAGAAAAACCTGCCGGGATTAACTCTCAAAATCAACCAACAGCCGAATAAACAAAAGCTTGCGTTAGAAGGCAAACAGGAATATGATATGAGCCATTCCGGCTGGCGCAGCGGGATTGCCGATCCAACTGATTTTATGTCTATTCACCTTTCAGATGGTCCATACAACTGGCAAAGCTATGTAAGTGCTGATTATGACAAGCTAGTGAAAAAAGCTCAGGTAGACTTTACTAATATTGAAGAACGATTTAACAATCTCCAAGATGCTGAACAAATTCTAATTGAAAAAGATGTAGTTATTTCACCGATGTATCAAGCAAGTGAAGCGTACCTTTTAAAACCATATGTTAAAGGATTCGTCACCCTTCCAAATACAACGTACAGCTATAAGTGGACGTATATTGAAGGTAAATAA
- a CDS encoding ABC transporter ATP-binding protein — MKPLLKLTDVNSYYGKIHALNNINLEINEGEIVALLGSNGAGKSTTLKTISGLIKPKSGNIEWNNQSIVGVPPYKIVESGIIHVPEGRRIFGGLTVTENLELGAFTYRKDKKWIKEGIERSFDLFPRLKERSKQLAGTLSGGEQQMVAISRGLMGNPKLLMLDEPSMGLAPIIVQEIMKIIQEINKQGTTILLIEQNAKAALRLANRGYLIEIGNIVMHDTAEVLREDDKIIKAYLGA, encoded by the coding sequence GTGAAGCCTCTACTAAAACTGACGGACGTAAATTCTTACTATGGGAAAATTCATGCACTAAATAATATAAATTTGGAAATTAATGAAGGGGAAATTGTTGCTTTGCTAGGAAGCAATGGAGCAGGAAAAAGTACCACCCTCAAAACGATATCCGGATTGATTAAGCCAAAATCAGGTAATATTGAATGGAATAATCAGAGTATTGTCGGTGTTCCACCGTATAAAATTGTCGAATCAGGAATTATTCATGTTCCAGAAGGGAGACGTATCTTTGGCGGGCTCACAGTTACTGAGAATTTAGAGTTAGGCGCCTTTACATATAGAAAGGATAAGAAGTGGATAAAAGAAGGAATTGAACGATCTTTTGACCTGTTTCCTCGACTAAAGGAACGATCCAAGCAGTTAGCAGGCACACTCAGCGGAGGAGAACAGCAAATGGTTGCAATCAGCCGCGGTTTAATGGGAAATCCAAAGCTGTTGATGCTTGATGAGCCATCCATGGGGCTTGCCCCGATTATCGTTCAAGAGATTATGAAAATTATCCAGGAAATTAACAAGCAAGGAACGACCATTCTATTAATTGAGCAAAATGCAAAAGCTGCTCTTCGTCTTGCCAATAGAGGTTATTTAATTGAAATTGGGAATATTGTAATGCATGATACAGCTGAAGTTCTCCGGGAGGATGATAAAATTATTAAAGCGTATTTGGGAGCGTGA
- a CDS encoding Xaa-Pro peptidase family protein, producing the protein MQEQYQNRLNELKKYLENQNVDIAIIKDPKNVFYYTGFNSNPHERFMALVMDLNKGNQYLFVPALDQEIAENDSFVKKIVTISDEVNPYKVLKDTIGESVQTIGLETKVISLYQHEQLNLFFTDLNYKNIGDFISQQRMKKSQEECSKIQTAIHVIEKVMAEGIKKVKAGMTEQDFTAELEFLMRKFGAAGPSFSTIVLSGEKASLPHGSPDQKTINQGDFLLIDMGVIVDGYCSDITRTFVIGEETAKQREIYEIVRKSTEAGVNACKAGIRIGEVDIAARNVIKEAGYGQYFNNRVGHGLGIDVHEEPSVHENNDLIVESGLLFTIEPGIYIPGYGGVRIEENVYIDEEGNGKQLTSFPTELIRIG; encoded by the coding sequence ATGCAAGAACAGTATCAAAACAGATTAAATGAGTTAAAGAAATACTTAGAAAATCAAAATGTTGATATAGCGATCATTAAGGATCCAAAAAATGTTTTCTATTACACAGGTTTCAATTCTAATCCTCATGAAAGATTTATGGCTTTAGTAATGGATCTTAATAAGGGAAATCAATATTTATTTGTTCCTGCCTTAGATCAGGAAATTGCAGAAAATGATTCTTTTGTAAAAAAGATTGTAACGATTTCAGATGAAGTGAATCCATATAAAGTTTTAAAAGACACGATTGGTGAAAGTGTTCAAACAATCGGTTTAGAGACAAAAGTAATTTCTTTATATCAGCATGAACAGCTTAATCTCTTTTTCACTGATTTAAACTATAAAAATATTGGGGATTTTATTTCCCAGCAAAGAATGAAAAAGTCTCAAGAGGAATGCAGCAAGATTCAGACTGCCATTCATGTCATTGAAAAAGTAATGGCCGAAGGAATTAAGAAGGTAAAAGCAGGTATGACAGAGCAAGACTTTACTGCAGAGCTAGAGTTTTTAATGAGAAAGTTTGGGGCAGCTGGTCCTTCATTTTCAACGATTGTTCTTTCAGGCGAGAAAGCTTCATTGCCACATGGAAGTCCAGATCAGAAAACGATCAATCAAGGCGACTTTTTACTGATTGATATGGGTGTCATTGTGGATGGTTATTGCTCTGACATAACTCGAACTTTTGTCATTGGTGAGGAAACTGCGAAGCAGAGAGAAATATATGAAATTGTTCGAAAATCCACGGAAGCTGGCGTAAATGCTTGTAAAGCTGGTATTCGTATTGGAGAAGTTGATATTGCAGCCCGCAACGTAATAAAAGAAGCTGGTTATGGGCAATATTTCAATAACCGTGTCGGACATGGTTTGGGGATCGATGTGCATGAAGAGCCTTCAGTCCATGAAAATAATGATTTAATCGTAGAAAGTGGCCTCCTGTTTACAATTGAGCCAGGAATTTACATTCCAGGCTATGGCGGAGTGCGTATAGAGGAAAATGTTTATATTGATGAAGAAGGAAATGGAAAGCAACTAACTTCATTTCCAACTGAATTGATTCGGATTGGCTAA
- a CDS encoding branched-chain amino acid ABC transporter permease, whose amino-acid sequence MKKYRKQSILLLIIVLFILPFFLNSYWLDVLTLVLFYVVLTQGLNIVVGYTGLLDLGYAAFFAVGAYTTAILMTTYHWPFWLTLPVAFICAVISGVIIGTPTLRLRSDYLAIVTLGFGEIVKILATNLEITGSASGIYGIPRPSIGSYILSSQKDFYYLILVVAILSIIAVYRLGRSRIGRAWIYIREDEDAAEAMGINRIRLKLLSYASGAVIGSFAGSIFAVKMSAIAPLSFSFLQSVMILLAVVLGGLGSIPGVVIGAVLVIVLPELLRGADDWRYLIFGVSLVAMMIFRPQGIWPSKNGTEDVADLDEDEKTNDPKHTISI is encoded by the coding sequence ATGAAAAAGTACAGAAAACAGTCTATATTGCTGCTCATCATTGTCCTATTCATTCTTCCTTTTTTCTTGAATAGTTATTGGTTAGATGTCTTAACCCTTGTACTTTTTTATGTTGTACTGACGCAAGGATTGAATATCGTAGTCGGATACACTGGCCTCCTTGACTTAGGCTATGCGGCATTTTTTGCGGTGGGAGCCTATACTACTGCCATACTGATGACCACTTATCATTGGCCTTTCTGGCTAACGCTTCCTGTCGCCTTTATATGTGCAGTTATCTCGGGAGTCATTATTGGAACTCCTACTCTTCGATTAAGAAGTGATTATTTAGCCATTGTAACCCTTGGATTCGGTGAAATTGTAAAAATATTAGCTACCAATTTAGAAATTACTGGGTCTGCGTCAGGGATTTATGGTATTCCTAGACCATCCATTGGCAGCTATATTTTATCATCACAAAAGGACTTTTATTATTTAATATTAGTTGTCGCCATCCTTTCCATCATTGCCGTTTACAGATTAGGGCGTTCAAGAATCGGAAGGGCATGGATATATATTCGTGAGGATGAGGATGCTGCAGAAGCTATGGGTATTAATCGAATTCGCTTGAAATTGCTTTCGTATGCTTCTGGAGCCGTTATCGGCAGCTTCGCCGGTTCAATTTTTGCTGTAAAAATGAGTGCAATCGCCCCTTTAAGCTTTAGCTTTCTACAATCAGTTATGATTCTTCTTGCCGTTGTATTAGGAGGACTTGGAAGTATTCCAGGTGTTGTGATTGGTGCTGTATTAGTCATCGTTCTTCCTGAGCTTCTGCGCGGTGCAGATGATTGGCGCTATTTAATATTCGGGGTTTCCTTAGTTGCTATGATGATCTTCCGTCCGCAAGGAATATGGCCATCTAAAAACGGAACCGAGGATGTGGCCGATTTAGATGAGGATGAAAAAACGAATGACCCAAAACATACCATATCTATTTAG
- a CDS encoding (2Fe-2S)-binding protein, translated as MNNKEAIVICRCEEVTYGDLRSTAEEHQCTARELKLRTRAGMGFCGGRTCRIPLDRIIEDVIPNISQGDIPLKYQPPIRPVTFGTVGENND; from the coding sequence ATGAACAACAAAGAGGCCATTGTAATCTGCCGCTGTGAAGAAGTTACCTATGGCGATCTGCGTTCCACGGCAGAGGAACATCAATGCACAGCTAGGGAATTAAAATTGCGAACAAGAGCAGGTATGGGTTTCTGCGGCGGTCGCACATGCAGAATTCCTTTAGATAGAATCATTGAGGATGTCATTCCTAATATTTCTCAAGGTGACATTCCATTAAAATACCAGCCGCCGATTCGCCCGGTAACATTTGGAACAGTAGGTGAAAACAATGACTAG
- a CDS encoding ABC transporter ATP-binding protein, giving the protein MSLLTVKDLKLQFGGLLAVNDLSFNVEKNSISSIIGPNGAGKTSVFNMITGFYRPTSGEITLDGTSLIKKKPSQITALGMARTFQNLRLFPNLSVLDNVKSGMHCRTKQAVWGALFQTKSQKEEERLIEQVALDCIEFAGITKYMKRSAKNLPYGAQRYLEIARALATQPKILLLDEPAAGLNFEEKQYLIGLIRRVRDEFNITVLMIEHDMALIKEISEHITVIDYGCKIAEGTPEEVLKNEKVIEAYLGKEEVV; this is encoded by the coding sequence ATGTCTTTATTAACTGTAAAAGATTTAAAGCTACAGTTTGGAGGTTTACTTGCTGTAAATGATTTATCCTTCAATGTTGAAAAAAACTCCATATCCAGTATTATCGGACCGAATGGAGCTGGAAAAACTTCAGTATTTAATATGATTACTGGCTTTTACCGGCCGACTAGCGGAGAAATTACATTGGACGGGACAAGCTTAATCAAAAAGAAGCCCAGTCAAATAACAGCTTTAGGAATGGCCCGGACTTTTCAGAACCTACGTTTGTTTCCAAACTTATCTGTGTTGGATAATGTAAAGTCTGGAATGCATTGCCGGACGAAACAGGCCGTTTGGGGTGCCCTGTTTCAAACAAAAAGCCAAAAAGAAGAAGAAAGATTAATAGAGCAGGTTGCCTTAGATTGCATTGAATTTGCAGGAATCACCAAGTATATGAAAAGATCAGCAAAGAATCTCCCTTATGGTGCCCAACGCTATTTAGAGATTGCCAGAGCCCTAGCCACCCAACCAAAGATATTGCTATTGGATGAGCCGGCTGCAGGGCTAAATTTCGAAGAAAAGCAATATTTAATTGGGCTGATTAGAAGAGTTCGTGACGAATTTAATATTACGGTTTTAATGATTGAGCATGATATGGCATTGATTAAAGAAATCTCCGAACATATTACGGTTATTGATTATGGTTGTAAAATTGCAGAAGGGACCCCTGAGGAAGTGCTGAAAAACGAAAAGGTCATTGAAGCATACCTAGGGAAGGAGGAAGTCGTGTGA
- a CDS encoding Xaa-Pro peptidase family protein, whose translation MEKINRLRERFHELGVDGMMIIHPWNRLYISGFTGSNGVILISETEAKLITDYRYFEQAQNQAENFDIVLHAGHTGHKGKIFEEVIVQAKEMNISKLGFEQEHLSYGLFKRNEPLFSAKLVPTYDVIEKLRMIKSKEEIQKLRVAAEVTDKAYLHILNFIKAGISELDVAAELELFIKKNDCTNATFSPTVVSGYRSSMPHGRASDKIIEKGDMITIDFGANYQGYWADISRVVSIGEPAPELRKLHDIVLTSFENCVANLRPGLTDQEVDFLMRENIIKHGFNEQSGTGTGHGIGLEVHEAPLFSVLKEKVLEENMVITVEPGIYLKGLGGARVEDMILITENGREVLTPSTKELIIL comes from the coding sequence ATGGAAAAAATTAATCGACTCCGAGAAAGATTTCATGAATTAGGTGTGGACGGGATGATGATTATTCATCCATGGAACAGATTATATATTTCTGGCTTTACAGGCAGCAATGGAGTTATTCTAATCTCTGAAACAGAAGCAAAACTGATAACTGATTATCGTTATTTTGAGCAGGCACAAAATCAAGCGGAAAATTTTGATATTGTTTTACATGCAGGACATACGGGGCATAAAGGGAAGATTTTTGAGGAAGTTATTGTTCAAGCAAAAGAAATGAATATTAGCAAGTTAGGTTTTGAACAGGAACATTTATCGTATGGATTATTTAAGAGAAATGAGCCACTTTTTAGTGCAAAACTAGTCCCTACATATGATGTAATAGAAAAACTTAGAATGATTAAATCAAAGGAAGAAATTCAAAAGTTAAGAGTTGCGGCAGAAGTTACAGATAAAGCCTACCTGCATATCTTAAACTTTATAAAAGCAGGCATTTCAGAATTGGATGTCGCAGCAGAGCTTGAATTATTTATTAAAAAGAATGATTGTACGAATGCGACTTTTTCTCCGACTGTTGTTTCAGGCTACCGCTCTTCTATGCCACATGGCCGGGCAAGCGATAAAATTATTGAAAAAGGCGATATGATTACAATTGATTTTGGAGCCAATTATCAAGGTTATTGGGCCGATATTTCAAGGGTTGTTTCGATAGGCGAGCCGGCGCCAGAATTAAGAAAGCTACACGATATTGTGCTGACTTCATTCGAAAATTGTGTCGCTAATTTACGTCCTGGGCTAACTGATCAAGAAGTTGACTTTTTAATGCGTGAAAATATCATCAAACATGGGTTTAATGAACAATCTGGAACAGGTACCGGGCATGGCATTGGGCTTGAGGTACATGAAGCGCCACTATTCTCAGTATTAAAAGAAAAAGTATTGGAAGAAAACATGGTTATTACAGTTGAGCCTGGAATTTATTTAAAAGGCTTAGGCGGCGCGAGAGTAGAGGATATGATCCTAATTACCGAAAATGGCCGTGAAGTATTGACACCATCAACGAAAGAGTTAATTATTTTATAA
- a CDS encoding branched-chain amino acid ABC transporter permease — protein sequence MDIFLQILIDGLVIGAFYSLVALGYTMVYGIIKLLNFAHGDLYMIGAFIGFTLLSLFTGDGGFNTGILGIGIVFIATMVIVGLLGMGVERIAYRPLLLAPRLSILITAIGVSLSLEYTSMIGWGASYKVYPIKLPNDGLQFLGAQISFAQIGMIVLSALLMLGLRLFIDKTIYGKAMRAIALDQTACSLMGVNVHRIIALTFFIGAFLAAGAGIMSGVYYGTINFMMGFIIGLKAFTAAVLGGIGNITGAMLGGLVLGIIEAFGTFYLGGSWKDVLAFGILILFLVFKPTGILGAKEMERM from the coding sequence ATGGATATATTCTTACAAATATTAATTGATGGATTGGTAATAGGTGCCTTTTATAGCTTAGTTGCTTTAGGGTATACGATGGTATATGGAATTATTAAGCTGCTAAACTTTGCCCATGGTGATCTTTATATGATAGGCGCATTTATCGGGTTTACCCTCCTCTCTTTATTTACGGGTGATGGCGGGTTTAATACTGGAATATTAGGTATTGGCATTGTTTTCATTGCTACGATGGTAATTGTTGGACTGCTAGGGATGGGTGTTGAGAGAATTGCCTATCGGCCGCTATTGCTTGCCCCTAGACTATCAATCTTAATTACGGCAATTGGTGTGTCCTTATCACTGGAATATACATCAATGATCGGATGGGGTGCTTCTTACAAGGTATATCCTATTAAACTGCCAAATGATGGACTTCAGTTTTTAGGAGCTCAGATCTCATTTGCTCAGATAGGTATGATTGTCCTTTCTGCACTATTGATGCTTGGTCTACGCTTATTTATTGATAAAACCATTTACGGTAAGGCGATGCGCGCAATTGCTTTAGATCAAACAGCCTGCAGCTTAATGGGCGTTAACGTACACCGAATTATTGCCCTTACATTTTTTATTGGTGCATTCTTGGCTGCCGGAGCCGGAATCATGTCAGGCGTCTACTACGGAACGATTAACTTTATGATGGGATTTATCATTGGCCTTAAAGCCTTTACAGCAGCAGTTCTAGGTGGAATTGGAAATATTACTGGTGCTATGCTTGGAGGTCTAGTTCTTGGGATTATCGAAGCTTTCGGCACCTTTTACCTTGGCGGATCATGGAAAGATGTTCTTGCATTTGGAATACTCATCCTGTTCTTAGTATTTAAGCCTACTGGCATACTTGGAGCAAAAGAAATGGAGAGGATGTAG